The genomic region CCGCGCGTGGAAGATCAGGCAGAGGCATTGCTGGCGCTGGCGGACGCAGCCGGGTTTGAGACCTTCCAGATTGTCGGGGCTTCCTATGGCGGCGGAATCGCGCTGGCGCTGGCGGCGCTGGCACCGGAGCGTGTGACGGGCCTGCATGTGCTGTGTGCGGCGGACCGCCCCCACCCGATGACGACGGCGCTGCGCGCCATACAGCGCGATATTGTCGAATTTGGCCTCGCGCGCGGGGACGGGGCGGGCGGGGTCGATCTGGCGCGCCGCCTTGCCATGACGACCTATCGCACGGCAGACGAGTTCAAGGCGCGCTTTGACGACCCTGAGGCCGGTTCCCCGGATGCGGCCGGGGTGGAGGCTTATCTGGCTGCGCGCGGAGCCGACTATGCCGCCCATACCAGTCCGCAGCGCTTTCTGGCGCTATCGCGCTCCATGGATGCTGTGCGGATCGATCCGGCTTCGATCCGTGCGCCGTTGCGGCTGTTCGCGGTGGAGGAGGACCGTCTGGTGCCGCTGACGGATATTGAGGCGCTGGCCAGCACCCTTCGCGGCGCCCAGCTGGTGCGCATATCCAGCGTCTATGGCCATGATGCATTTTTAAAGGAGGTGGAGGCCGTGACACGCTTTCTGGACGCGATATGAGCCGGGACCGCACGCGCGAGGGCCTTGCCACCCGCGCCGCGCGCGCCGGGATCAACGCCGATCCGGGCCATGGCGGCATCGTCGCGCCGATCAATGTCGCCGCGACCTATGTGCGCGAGGATCCGGGCGTTCCCGGCCG from Glycocaulis abyssi harbors:
- a CDS encoding homoserine O-succinyltransferase — encoded protein: MPEAVLAAEAGEGATEPACPFPINDHITALELSSGAFVNARARVYGPARAPGIIVLGGISAHRHLLGDHAERQSWWPGIAGPGLALDPLRHQLLAFDFLADEVGPFPRVEDQAEALLALADAAGFETFQIVGASYGGGIALALAALAPERVTGLHVLCAADRPHPMTTALRAIQRDIVEFGLARGDGAGGVDLARRLAMTTYRTADEFKARFDDPEAGSPDAAGVEAYLAARGADYAAHTSPQRFLALSRSMDAVRIDPASIRAPLRLFAVEEDRLVPLTDIEALASTLRGAQLVRISSVYGHDAFLKEVEAVTRFLDAI